A single region of the Azospirillum fermentarium genome encodes:
- the narH gene encoding nitrate reductase subunit beta, with product MKIRAQIAMVLNLDKCIGCHTCSVTCKNVWTSREGVEYAWFNNVETKPGVGYPKEWENQDKWKGGWVRNADGKLEPRIGGKWRVLANIFANPDLPEIDDYYEPFTFDYQNLQTAPEGKTMPTARPVSLITGEKMDKINWGPNWEEILGGEFEKRSKDKNFDGIQKEIYGQFENTFMMYLPRLCEHCLNPACVASCPSGSIYKREEDGIVLVDQDKCRGWRMCVSGCPYKKIYYNWQSGKAEKCTFCFPRIEVGQPTVCSETCVGRIRYLGVVLYDADRIETAASVTDERNLYKSQLDIFLDPKDPGVIEQARKDGVPDAWLEAARQSPIWKMAMEWKVALPLHPEYRTLPMVWYIPPLSPIQGAAEQGHIGFKDGLPDLDSLRIPVKYLANLLTAGDEQPVRDALTRMFAMRVYQRGRHVDGTLNKDVLRAANLTAHQVEEMYSLMAIANYEDRFVIPTTHREYAENTFDLRGTCGFSFGNGCADGVTPAGLFGAKKTKAPEGVK from the coding sequence ATGAAGATCCGCGCGCAAATCGCGATGGTCCTGAACCTGGACAAATGCATCGGCTGCCACACCTGCTCGGTGACCTGCAAGAACGTCTGGACCTCACGCGAGGGCGTCGAATACGCCTGGTTCAACAACGTCGAAACCAAGCCCGGCGTCGGCTATCCCAAGGAATGGGAGAATCAGGACAAATGGAAGGGCGGCTGGGTCCGTAACGCCGACGGTAAGCTGGAGCCGCGCATCGGCGGCAAGTGGCGGGTGCTGGCGAACATCTTCGCCAACCCCGACCTGCCGGAAATCGACGACTATTACGAACCCTTCACCTTCGACTACCAGAACCTCCAGACCGCACCGGAAGGCAAGACCATGCCCACGGCGCGCCCCGTCTCGCTGATCACCGGCGAGAAAATGGACAAGATCAACTGGGGGCCGAACTGGGAAGAAATCCTGGGCGGCGAGTTCGAAAAACGGTCCAAGGACAAGAATTTCGACGGCATCCAGAAGGAAATCTACGGCCAGTTCGAAAACACCTTCATGATGTACCTGCCGCGCCTGTGCGAGCATTGCCTCAATCCGGCGTGCGTGGCCTCCTGCCCCTCCGGCTCCATCTACAAGCGCGAGGAGGACGGCATCGTCCTGGTCGATCAGGACAAGTGCCGCGGCTGGCGCATGTGCGTGTCCGGCTGCCCCTATAAGAAGATCTATTACAACTGGCAGTCGGGCAAGGCGGAGAAGTGCACCTTCTGCTTCCCGCGCATCGAGGTGGGCCAGCCCACCGTGTGCTCGGAAACCTGCGTCGGGCGCATCCGCTATCTGGGGGTGGTGCTGTACGACGCCGACCGCATCGAGACGGCGGCCAGCGTCACCGACGAGCGCAACCTTTACAAATCGCAGCTCGACATCTTCCTGGATCCCAAGGATCCCGGCGTCATCGAGCAGGCCCGCAAGGACGGCGTGCCGGACGCGTGGCTGGAGGCCGCCCGCCAGTCGCCCATCTGGAAGATGGCCATGGAATGGAAGGTGGCGCTGCCGCTCCACCCCGAATACCGCACGCTGCCGATGGTCTGGTACATCCCGCCGCTGTCACCGATCCAGGGTGCCGCCGAACAGGGGCACATCGGCTTCAAGGACGGGCTGCCCGACCTCGACTCCCTGCGCATCCCGGTCAAGTACCTCGCCAACCTGCTGACGGCGGGCGACGAGCAGCCGGTGCGCGACGCGCTGACCCGCATGTTCGCCATGCGCGTCTACCAGCGCGGCCGCCACGTGGACGGCACCTTGAACAAGGACGTGCTGCGCGCCGCCAATCTCACCGCCCATCAGGTGGAGGAAATGTACAGCCTGATGGCCATCGCCAATTACGAGGACCGCTTCGTCATCCCGACGACGCACCGCGAATACGCCGAAAACACCTTCGACCTGCGCGGCACCTGCGGCTTCAGCTTCGGCAACGGCTGCGCCGACGGCGTGACGCCGGCCGGGCTGTTCGGGGCGAAGAAGACCAAGGCACCGGAGGGCGTGAAATGA
- a CDS encoding nitrate reductase subunit alpha encodes MSHFLDRLMFFKKNVGTFSNGHGVVTREDRSWEEAYRNRWRHDKIVRSTHGVNCTGSCSWKIYVKGGIVTWETQQTDYPRTRPDLPNHEPRGCQRGASYSWYLYSANRVKYPLIRSRLMKLWRAARRTQDPVNAWASIVEDPQQAQSYKSIRGQGGFVRATWDEVTEIIAAANAYTAKTYGPDRVAGFSPIPAMSMVSYAAGARYLSLIGGTCLSFYDWYCDLPPASPQTWGEQTDVPESADWYNSTFLMVWGSNVPQTRTPDAHFYTEVRYRGTKSVVVTPDYSEASKFADLWLNPKQGTDAALAMAMGHVVLKEFHLSGKSAYFRDYCRQYTDMPFLVKLKRQGNTLVPDRFVRTSDFADKLGQDNNPDWKTVAIDETTGKVVVPAGSVGFRWGEQGKWNLEEKDHAGNGTDLALSLIDIRDDVAGVAFPYFGNRKHDHFTGTDHDSVLVRNVPVKRLDAAEGEMLVASVYDLFMANYGIDRGLGGGNVAASYDDDQPYTPAWQERITGVKRDLVITTAREFADNADKTRGKSMVILGAALNHWYHMDMNYRGIINLLVMCGCIGQSGGGWSHYVGQEKLRPQSGWTPLAFGLDWVRPSRQMNGTSYFYAHTDQWRYEKLSVAEILSPLADANEYGGSLIDYNVRAERMGWLPSSPQMETNPLQITRDAAKAGAEVKDYMVKGLKDGGLRLSCEDPDNPRNYPRNLFVWRSNLLGSSGKGHEYFLKHLLGTHNGVMGKDLGQEGEAKPTEVVWRDDAPAGKLDLLVTIDFRMSTTCVYSDIVLPTATWYEKNDLNTSDMHPFIHPLTAAVDPAWEARSDWEIFKGIAKTFSDVVPGHLGVEKDVVLVPLMHDTPGELGQALDVKDWKKGETDPIPGKTMPGMVVVERDYPNTYKRFTSLGPLMSTLGNGGKGMGWKTDDEIEFLKELNGVVTEEGPSQGLPRIDTDIHAAEVILTLAPETNGHVAVKAWESLGKATGLDHTHLAIPREDDKIRFRDVVAQPRKIISSPIWSGLESEKVSYNACYTNVHELIPWRTLTGRQQLYQDHPWMRAFGEGFCVYRPPVDLKTVKPVINVKDDGQPQLVLNWITPHQKWGIHSTYTDNLLMLTLSRGGPIVWIAEVDAKKAGIADNDWIEVYNVNGAIACRAVVSQRVPSGMCMMYHAQEKIVNTPGSKVTGHRGGIHNSVTRTVTKPTHMIGGYAQQSYGFNYYGTVGANRDEFVIVRKMTQVDWMDGSPVQPIQAAE; translated from the coding sequence ATGAGTCATTTCCTCGACCGCCTGATGTTCTTCAAGAAGAATGTCGGCACCTTCTCCAACGGCCACGGCGTGGTGACCCGCGAGGACCGAAGCTGGGAAGAGGCGTACCGCAACCGCTGGCGCCACGACAAGATCGTGCGCTCCACCCACGGGGTGAACTGCACCGGCTCGTGCTCGTGGAAGATCTACGTCAAGGGCGGCATCGTCACCTGGGAAACCCAGCAGACCGACTATCCCCGCACCCGCCCCGACCTGCCCAACCATGAGCCGCGCGGCTGCCAGCGCGGGGCCAGCTATTCCTGGTATCTGTATTCCGCCAACCGGGTGAAATACCCGCTGATCCGCTCGCGGTTGATGAAGCTGTGGCGGGCGGCGCGGCGGACGCAGGATCCGGTGAACGCCTGGGCCTCCATCGTCGAAGATCCGCAGCAGGCCCAATCCTACAAGTCGATCCGCGGCCAGGGCGGCTTCGTCCGCGCCACCTGGGACGAGGTGACGGAGATCATCGCCGCCGCCAACGCCTACACCGCCAAGACCTACGGCCCCGACCGTGTGGCCGGCTTCTCGCCGATCCCGGCCATGTCCATGGTGTCGTACGCCGCCGGAGCGCGCTATCTGTCGCTGATCGGCGGCACCTGTCTGTCGTTCTACGACTGGTATTGCGACCTGCCGCCGGCCAGCCCGCAGACCTGGGGCGAGCAGACCGACGTGCCGGAATCGGCGGACTGGTACAACTCCACCTTCCTGATGGTCTGGGGTTCCAACGTGCCGCAGACCCGCACGCCGGACGCCCATTTCTACACCGAGGTCCGCTACCGCGGCACCAAGAGCGTGGTGGTCACGCCCGACTATTCCGAAGCGTCCAAGTTCGCCGACCTGTGGCTGAACCCCAAGCAGGGCACCGACGCCGCCCTGGCCATGGCCATGGGCCATGTGGTGCTGAAGGAATTCCATCTGTCGGGCAAATCGGCATACTTCCGCGACTATTGCCGCCAGTACACCGACATGCCGTTCCTGGTGAAGCTGAAGCGGCAGGGCAACACTCTGGTGCCCGACCGTTTCGTGCGCACCTCCGACTTCGCCGACAAGCTGGGCCAGGACAACAACCCCGACTGGAAGACGGTCGCCATCGACGAGACGACCGGCAAGGTGGTCGTGCCCGCCGGCTCCGTCGGCTTCCGCTGGGGTGAACAGGGCAAATGGAACCTGGAGGAAAAGGATCACGCCGGCAACGGCACCGATCTGGCCCTGTCGCTGATCGACATCCGCGATGATGTGGCCGGCGTCGCCTTCCCCTATTTCGGCAACCGCAAGCACGACCACTTCACCGGCACCGACCATGACTCGGTGCTGGTGCGCAACGTGCCGGTCAAGCGGCTGGACGCCGCCGAGGGCGAGATGCTGGTGGCCAGCGTCTACGACCTGTTCATGGCCAACTACGGCATCGACCGCGGCCTGGGCGGCGGCAACGTCGCCGCGTCCTATGACGACGACCAGCCCTATACGCCCGCGTGGCAGGAACGGATCACCGGCGTCAAGCGGGATCTGGTCATCACCACCGCCCGCGAGTTCGCCGACAACGCCGACAAGACCCGCGGCAAGTCCATGGTGATTTTGGGGGCCGCCCTCAATCACTGGTACCACATGGATATGAACTACCGCGGCATCATCAATCTGCTGGTGATGTGCGGCTGCATCGGCCAGTCGGGCGGCGGCTGGTCCCATTACGTGGGCCAGGAAAAGCTGCGCCCGCAATCGGGGTGGACGCCGCTGGCCTTCGGGCTGGACTGGGTGCGCCCGTCGCGGCAGATGAACGGCACCTCCTATTTCTACGCCCACACCGACCAGTGGCGGTACGAGAAGCTGTCGGTGGCCGAGATCCTGTCGCCGCTGGCCGACGCCAACGAATACGGCGGCAGCCTGATCGACTACAACGTGCGGGCCGAGCGCATGGGCTGGCTGCCCTCCTCGCCGCAGATGGAGACCAACCCGCTCCAGATCACCCGCGATGCCGCCAAGGCCGGCGCCGAGGTGAAGGACTACATGGTCAAGGGCCTGAAGGACGGCGGCCTGCGCCTGTCGTGCGAAGACCCGGACAACCCCAGGAACTACCCGCGCAACCTGTTCGTCTGGCGTTCCAACCTGCTGGGGTCGTCGGGCAAGGGGCACGAGTATTTCCTCAAGCACCTGCTGGGCACCCACAACGGCGTGATGGGCAAGGATCTGGGCCAGGAGGGCGAGGCCAAACCCACCGAAGTGGTGTGGCGCGACGACGCCCCGGCCGGAAAGCTGGACCTGCTGGTCACCATCGACTTCCGCATGTCCACCACCTGCGTCTATTCCGACATCGTTCTGCCGACGGCCACGTGGTACGAGAAGAACGACCTCAACACCTCCGACATGCACCCCTTCATCCACCCGCTGACCGCCGCCGTCGATCCGGCGTGGGAAGCGCGGTCGGACTGGGAGATCTTCAAGGGCATCGCCAAGACGTTCTCCGACGTCGTGCCCGGCCATCTGGGCGTGGAAAAGGATGTGGTGCTGGTGCCGCTGATGCACGACACGCCGGGCGAACTGGGCCAGGCGCTGGACGTGAAGGACTGGAAGAAGGGCGAGACCGATCCCATCCCCGGCAAGACCATGCCCGGCATGGTGGTGGTCGAACGCGACTATCCCAACACCTACAAGCGGTTCACCTCGCTCGGACCACTGATGTCCACGCTCGGCAACGGCGGCAAGGGCATGGGGTGGAAGACCGATGACGAAATCGAATTCCTGAAGGAGTTGAACGGGGTCGTCACCGAGGAAGGTCCGAGCCAGGGCCTGCCCCGCATCGACACCGACATCCACGCCGCGGAAGTCATCCTGACCCTGGCGCCGGAAACCAACGGCCACGTGGCGGTCAAGGCGTGGGAATCGCTGGGCAAGGCCACCGGCCTCGACCACACCCATCTGGCCATCCCGCGCGAGGACGACAAGATCCGCTTCCGCGACGTGGTGGCCCAGCCGCGCAAGATCATCTCCTCCCCCATCTGGTCGGGGCTGGAAAGCGAGAAGGTCAGCTACAACGCCTGCTACACCAACGTCCATGAACTGATCCCGTGGCGCACCCTGACCGGCCGCCAGCAGCTTTATCAGGATCACCCGTGGATGCGGGCGTTCGGCGAAGGCTTCTGCGTCTACCGCCCGCCGGTCGATCTGAAGACCGTCAAGCCGGTCATCAACGTCAAGGACGACGGCCAGCCGCAACTGGTGCTGAACTGGATCACCCCGCACCAGAAATGGGGCATCCATTCCACCTACACCGACAACCTGCTGATGCTCACCCTGTCGCGCGGCGGCCCCATCGTGTGGATCGCCGAGGTGGATGCCAAGAAGGCCGGCATCGCCGACAACGACTGGATCGAGGTCTACAACGTCAACGGCGCCATCGCCTGCCGCGCCGTGGTGTCCCAGCGCGTGCCGTCGGGCATGTGCATGATGTACCACGCCCAGGAAAAGATCGTGAACACCCCCGGTTCCAAGGTCACCGGGCACCGCGGCGGCATCCACAACTCGGTCACCCGCACGGTGACCAAGCCGACGCACATGATCGGCGGCTATGCCCAGCAATCCTACGGCTTCAACTATTACGGCACCGTCGGGGCCAACCGCGACGAATTCGTGATCGTCCGCAAGATGACCCAGGTGGACTGGATGGACGGATCCCCGGTCCAGCCCATCCAGGCAGCGGAATAA
- the narJ gene encoding nitrate reductase molybdenum cofactor assembly chaperone — protein MNGTGERDMKRCDTVKALGMLLTYPSEDLVAARTDIQQVITGEGLLSRPVLAQVGALVRALGDTDLYDLQERYIQLFDRSRTLSLHLYEHVHGESRERGPAMVNLREIYRSYGFEIDSRELPDFLPMLCEFLSQVPEATAREILGEARVVLDALCVRLEERASPYAGVLAALAELTGAPADATAVAAHIKAEGEDDDAGDLDAMDRIWEEASVAFGAGDAMAGACPLVQSPQA, from the coding sequence ATGAACGGCACCGGAGAGCGTGACATGAAACGCTGCGACACCGTCAAGGCGTTGGGGATGCTGCTGACCTATCCCAGCGAGGATCTGGTGGCCGCCCGCACCGACATCCAGCAGGTCATCACCGGGGAGGGGCTGCTCAGCCGCCCCGTCCTGGCCCAGGTGGGGGCGCTGGTCCGCGCCCTGGGCGACACCGACCTGTACGACCTGCAGGAACGCTACATCCAGCTTTTCGACCGCAGCCGCACCCTGTCGCTGCATCTCTACGAGCATGTCCACGGCGAATCCCGCGAGCGCGGCCCCGCCATGGTCAATCTCCGCGAGATCTACCGCAGCTACGGCTTCGAGATCGACAGCCGCGAGCTGCCCGACTTCCTGCCCATGCTGTGCGAGTTCCTGTCGCAGGTGCCGGAAGCCACGGCGCGGGAGATCCTGGGCGAGGCGCGGGTGGTGCTGGACGCCCTGTGCGTCCGGCTGGAGGAGCGCGCCAGCCCGTATGCCGGCGTGCTGGCCGCCCTGGCCGAGTTGACCGGCGCCCCCGCCGACGCCACCGCGGTGGCCGCCCACATCAAGGCCGAGGGCGAGGACGACGACGCCGGCGACCTGGACGCCATGGACCGCATCTGGGAGGAAGCGTCGGTCGCCTTCGGCGCCGGCGACGCCATGGCGGGGGCCTGCCCCCTGGTTCAATCCCCGCAGGCCTGA
- a CDS encoding MFS transporter produces MSIASAGTAGSAVADWRPEDTTFWEITGKKIAWKTLWITTANLTMAFAAWFLVSALVVRLPGIGFAFTPEQLFWLTAMPGLAGGTLRIIHTFLVPLYGTRRVVGWSTLSLLIPLIGWYYAVQDPTTPFWVLMVLSFLAGLGGGNFSSFMPSTSLYFPKRLQGTALAIQAGIGNFGVSVVQFVTPWIIGFALTGATFLGGPQTFTKGGGTSMIWLQNATAVYIPFVLVFGLSALAFLKSVPVKANIREQLDIFGNKHTWLMTSLYVMTFGSFSGFAATFPLLIKQVYGGLPGAPDPLAYAFLGPLVGSAMRVVAGPLSDKFGGARVTHLAGIGLVVCAIAVTFFTAPTSMDSFPLFVGCMLGLFFFSGIGNASTFKQIPMILPPRQAGGVIGWTAAVAAYGPFVFGMAFGAAFAATGSPNIFFQAVAVFFAINIAINWWFYARKGAEAPC; encoded by the coding sequence ATGAGCATCGCGAGCGCCGGCACCGCCGGTTCCGCCGTCGCCGACTGGCGGCCCGAGGACACAACTTTTTGGGAAATAACCGGAAAGAAAATCGCGTGGAAGACGCTGTGGATCACCACGGCCAACCTGACCATGGCGTTCGCCGCCTGGTTCCTGGTGTCGGCGCTGGTGGTGCGGCTGCCCGGCATCGGCTTCGCCTTCACCCCCGAACAGCTTTTCTGGCTGACGGCGATGCCGGGGCTGGCCGGCGGCACCCTGCGGATCATCCACACCTTCCTCGTGCCGCTGTACGGCACCCGCCGGGTGGTGGGCTGGTCCACGCTCAGCCTGCTGATCCCGCTGATCGGCTGGTACTACGCCGTGCAGGATCCGACGACGCCGTTCTGGGTGCTGATGGTGCTGTCGTTCCTGGCGGGCCTGGGGGGCGGCAATTTCTCGTCCTTCATGCCGTCCACCAGCCTGTATTTCCCCAAGCGCCTGCAGGGCACGGCGCTGGCGATCCAGGCGGGCATCGGCAATTTCGGCGTCAGCGTGGTGCAGTTCGTCACGCCGTGGATCATCGGCTTCGCCCTGACCGGGGCCACCTTCCTGGGCGGGCCGCAGACCTTCACCAAGGGCGGCGGCACTTCGATGATCTGGCTGCAGAACGCGACCGCCGTCTACATCCCCTTCGTGCTGGTGTTCGGGCTGTCGGCTCTGGCGTTCCTGAAAAGCGTGCCGGTCAAGGCCAACATCCGTGAACAGCTCGATATCTTCGGCAACAAGCATACCTGGCTGATGACGTCGCTGTACGTCATGACCTTCGGCTCCTTCTCCGGTTTCGCCGCCACCTTCCCGCTGCTCATCAAGCAGGTGTACGGCGGGCTCCCCGGCGCGCCCGATCCGCTGGCCTATGCCTTTCTCGGGCCGCTGGTGGGATCGGCCATGCGCGTGGTCGCCGGCCCGCTGTCGGACAAGTTCGGCGGCGCGCGGGTGACCCACCTCGCCGGCATCGGTCTGGTGGTGTGCGCCATCGCCGTCACCTTCTTCACCGCACCCACGTCGATGGACAGCTTCCCCCTGTTCGTCGGCTGCATGCTGGGGCTGTTCTTCTTCTCCGGCATCGGCAACGCCTCCACCTTCAAGCAGATTCCCATGATCCTGCCGCCGCGCCAGGCGGGGGGCGTCATCGGCTGGACCGCGGCGGTGGCCGCCTATGGCCCCTTCGTGTTCGGCATGGCGTTCGGCGCCGCCTTCGCCGCCACCGGCTCGCCCAACATCTTCTTCCAGGCCGTTGCCGTCTTCTTCGCCATCAACATCGCGATCAACTGGTGGTTCTACGCCCGCAAGGGTGCGGAAGCCCCGTGCTGA
- the narI gene encoding respiratory nitrate reductase subunit gamma, giving the protein MSYLHTLLFGYAPYVALTVFLAGSLIRFDREQYTWRSGSSQMLRKQSLQLGSNLFHVGILLLFMGHFFGLLTPPEVYHAFGLSVGAKQWLAIIAGSVFGTVCFIGLTLLLHRRLTDARIRKTSSPMDLVILGVLWVQLVLGLATIPASIAHSDGGTMLALADWAQRIVTFRAGAAEAVADVGLVYKLHLVLGMVMVLLFPFSRLVHIWSAPVWYLGRRYQVVRTRFRHG; this is encoded by the coding sequence ATGTCCTATCTTCACACCCTTCTGTTCGGTTACGCCCCCTATGTGGCGCTGACCGTGTTCCTGGCGGGCAGCCTGATCCGTTTCGACCGCGAGCAGTACACATGGCGGTCCGGCTCCAGCCAGATGCTGCGCAAGCAGTCGCTGCAGCTCGGGTCCAACCTGTTCCATGTCGGCATCCTGCTGCTGTTCATGGGCCATTTCTTCGGCCTGCTGACCCCGCCGGAGGTCTATCACGCCTTCGGCCTGTCGGTGGGGGCCAAGCAGTGGCTGGCGATCATCGCCGGCTCGGTGTTCGGCACCGTCTGCTTCATCGGGCTGACGCTGCTGCTGCACCGCCGCCTGACCGACGCGCGCATCCGCAAGACCTCAAGCCCGATGGATCTGGTGATCCTGGGCGTGCTGTGGGTGCAGCTCGTGCTGGGGCTGGCCACCATCCCGGCATCCATCGCCCATTCCGACGGCGGCACCATGCTGGCCCTGGCCGACTGGGCGCAGCGGATCGTCACCTTCCGCGCCGGTGCGGCGGAGGCCGTGGCCGACGTGGGCCTGGTCTACAAGCTGCATCTGGTGCTGGGCATGGTGATGGTCCTGCTCTTCCCCTTCTCGCGGCTGGTGCACATCTGGTCCGCCCCGGTCTGGTATCTGGGCCGGCGCTATCAGGTGGTGCGCACCCGCTTCCGCCACGGCTGA
- a CDS encoding peptidylprolyl isomerase, translated as MTISVNGAAISSGAIDREVQYHPAPTLEEARFAAARALVVRHLLLAEAGRAEAADNAADDAEEEAAIQAVLSRAITLPDPDEDTCRRYYANNPDRFRSPDIFEACHILFPARPGDEAARTAARQKALDTIRILTAEPERFAELALTLSACPSGAVGGSLGQVSRGQTTPELETFFYNLMPGTLCPVPVPTPYGYHVLRLDRRAFGRPLPFEVVHATIAAHLRQASWQRAVHQYVSLLVGQARIDGIDLGGATSPLVQ; from the coding sequence ATGACGATCAGCGTGAACGGTGCGGCCATCAGCAGCGGCGCCATCGACCGGGAGGTCCAGTATCACCCGGCCCCCACCCTGGAGGAGGCCCGGTTCGCGGCGGCCCGTGCGCTGGTCGTCCGGCACCTGCTGCTGGCCGAAGCCGGACGGGCGGAGGCGGCAGACAACGCCGCGGATGACGCGGAGGAGGAGGCCGCCATCCAGGCCGTCCTAAGCCGGGCCATCACCCTGCCCGACCCGGACGAGGACACCTGCCGCCGCTATTACGCCAACAACCCGGACCGTTTCCGCAGCCCGGACATCTTCGAGGCGTGCCACATCCTCTTCCCCGCCCGCCCCGGCGACGAGGCCGCCCGGACCGCCGCCCGGCAAAAGGCGCTGGACACCATCCGCATCCTGACCGCCGAGCCGGAACGCTTCGCCGAACTGGCCCTCACCCTGTCCGCCTGCCCGTCCGGGGCGGTGGGCGGCAGCCTGGGGCAGGTCAGCCGGGGGCAGACCACGCCGGAACTGGAGACGTTCTTCTACAACCTGATGCCGGGCACCCTGTGCCCGGTGCCGGTGCCGACCCCCTACGGCTATCACGTGCTGCGGCTCGACCGCCGCGCGTTCGGACGCCCCCTGCCCTTCGAGGTGGTCCACGCCACCATCGCCGCCCACTTGCGGCAGGCGTCGTGGCAGCGGGCGGTCCACCAGTACGTTTCCCTGCTGGTGGGACAGGCCCGGATCGACGGCATCGACCTCGGCGGTGCCACGTCGCCGCTGGTGCAGTGA
- a CDS encoding carbonic anhydrase has protein sequence MATRDGDPLLHLLEGFEEFRLSSLRSNPGLFRRLAQEGQSPKVLVIGCSDSRVDPAILTHCQPGDLFVVRNVAAIVPPYERDGRHHGTSSALEFGVRSLRVEHVIVLGHAACGGVRALAEGTGAGPGAGFEFLADWVGIAAEARAAVETALHAAPDGRRRRVLEQATVLLSLRNLLGYPWVRERVESGLLTLHGWYFDIHDGELMAFDAEALRFLAVRGRLEGMPLGLRPCVRGCGCGTGVDLHAFTSAEALREVPWAKPSTTAKKNPSAGKIAEA, from the coding sequence ATGGCCACCCGTGACGGCGATCCCCTGCTCCACCTGCTGGAAGGCTTCGAGGAATTCCGGCTGTCCAGCCTGCGGAGCAACCCCGGCCTGTTCCGCCGGCTGGCGCAGGAGGGGCAGTCGCCCAAGGTGCTGGTCATCGGCTGCTCCGATTCCCGCGTCGATCCGGCGATCCTGACCCACTGCCAGCCGGGCGACCTGTTCGTCGTGCGCAACGTGGCGGCCATCGTGCCGCCCTATGAGCGGGACGGGCGTCACCACGGCACCAGTTCGGCGCTGGAATTCGGCGTCCGCTCGTTGCGGGTCGAGCACGTCATCGTGCTGGGCCACGCCGCGTGCGGCGGCGTGCGGGCGCTGGCGGAAGGAACCGGCGCCGGCCCCGGCGCGGGTTTCGAATTCCTCGCCGATTGGGTGGGCATCGCCGCCGAGGCGCGGGCGGCGGTGGAAACCGCCCTGCACGCCGCCCCGGACGGGCGGCGGCGGCGGGTTCTGGAACAGGCCACCGTGCTGCTGTCCCTGCGCAACCTGCTGGGCTATCCCTGGGTGCGGGAACGGGTGGAGTCGGGGCTGCTGACGCTGCACGGCTGGTATTTCGACATCCACGACGGCGAACTGATGGCCTTCGACGCCGAAGCCCTGCGGTTCCTGGCGGTGCGGGGGCGGCTGGAAGGCATGCCCCTGGGCCTGCGCCCCTGCGTCCGGGGGTGCGGGTGCGGCACCGGGGTGGATCTGCACGCCTTCACCAGCGCCGAAGCGCTGCGCGAGGTGCCGTGGGCGAAGCCTTCCACCACAGCAAAAAAGAATCCATCCGCGGGAAAAATTGCTGAAGCTTGA